A stretch of the Bacteroidia bacterium genome encodes the following:
- a CDS encoding AAA family ATPase produces the protein MHSRELFQSLSNHLPNRQITVITGMRRVGKTTALKYLLQKAPGDNKLYMNLERVKYRQLLRQSSLQRG, from the coding sequence ATGCACAGCAGAGAACTTTTCCAATCTTTATCCAATCACCTGCCCAACAGGCAGATTACCGTAATCACCGGTATGCGCAGGGTGGGCAAGACCACTGCGCTGAAATACCTGCTACAAAAAGCACCTGGCGACAACAAGTTATACATGAACCTGGAACGGGTAAAATACCGCCAATTGCTTAGGCAGTCCAGCTTACAAAGAGGTTGA